The sequence below is a genomic window from Salminus brasiliensis chromosome 6, fSalBra1.hap2, whole genome shotgun sequence.
CAAGCCAAGACTGTGGACTGCAACGAGCTCCACTTAAGCACCATTCCGCGGAATATATCTGTCGACACTCAGGTGctgcttctccagagcaacaacaTCTCGGTGGTGACCTCAGAACTTCGGAGCCTCGTCAACCTCACAGAGTTGGACCTTTCTCAGAATCATTTCACGCAGATCCATGATGTTGGATTGGGTAACTTGACCCAGCTCGTCACCTTGTACCTGGAGGAGAATCAGATTAAAGAACTGCCCGATTTCTGCCTGAAAGATTTAATCAGCCTGGAGGAGCTTTATATAAACCACAACCAGATATCTTCAATTGGCCCAAATGCCTTCTCTGGCTTAGGGAACCTGCTTAGGCTTCATCTGAACTCCAACAAACTGGTGGCTATTGACAGTCAGTGGTTTGAGTCTCTTCCCAATCTCGAGATCCTCATGATAGGTGAGAATCCTATACTTGGATTGCAAGACATGAACTTCCACCCACTGTCTAAACTGCACAGTCTGGTGCTAGCTGGCATGGGCCTCAGGGAAATACCTGCCAGAGCTTTTCAAGGACTGGAATACCTGGAGAGTCTCTCATTTTTTGACAATAAGCTGACAGCCGTGCCCAAAGATGCCCTCCACTCCCTACCAAACCTGAAGTTCCTCGACCTTAACAAGAACCCTATAGTCCGTGTGCAGGAGGGTGACTTTCAGGACTTTCTCCACTTGGAGGAGCTCAGCATGAACAACATGGAGCAGCTGGTGGCTGTGGAGAGAGGCGCCTTCGCCAACCTACCACAGATGGCCAAGTTAGAGGTTTACAACAACCCTCATCTCTCGTACATCGACCGCGGTGCTTTCCACGACATGGCTGGCGTGCGCACTTTGCTGGTCCACAACAACGACCTCACCCTCCTTCCTCATGAGGTCTTCGCCTCTTTCCCCAACCTGGATGAGGTCAGCCTCCACAGCAACCCACTCAGGTGCGATTGCCTCTCAAACTGGGGGCCGGTTTTCGGTAACCAGTCAAGTCTCAAACTTCTGGAGTCCCAGCTCACCCTGTGCGCCTCTCCTCCACACGTGATCGGCCATTCACTCCAGGAAGTGGTGTCGACTAACTGGAACATGGCTAGTAACACCTGTCTGCCACTCATATCCCTGCACACCTTCCCTCCGCAGCTCAACGTCACGGCCGGACAGCCCTTGACGTTGGACTGCTGGGCTGTGGCAGACCCTGTCCCTCAGTTCTACTGGGTGACCCCCACAGGTGACAAAGTGACTTCAGAAGCTGTATCCCCAGCACTGAATGAGGGGAGTGTGGGCACCAAAAAGCACAGGATGCAGGACCAAGGTGCTCTGGAGATCCTCCACATTGAGCCAGAGGATGCTGGCCTGTATACTTGCGTGGCATGGAACGCAGAAGGCGCAGACACCCGGAGCGTCTCGGTGTACGTAGACAGGAGCAACTGGCATGGCGGTCAGCGGAGAGATGGCCGGAAATGGGGGACGAACACCACAGGGGCTCTGGTTGTCTTGGCAAAAATCATCCATGCACAGTCTGTAGTACTGGAATGGAAAGTGTACCCATCTGCCCCTGCCTCCGGCCGTGAGTTACCACAACCCAAGTGGCTCAGTGCCACCATCAAAATCGACAACCCTCAGATCAGCTACACTGCGAAAGTTCCCGTAGACGTCCAAGAATACAACCTCACGCACCTGCTGCCCTCCACCGAGTACCGTGTCTGCCTGACCATGTCGTCTACAGAGCATCAAACCCAGCATTCCTGCATCAACGTGACCACCAAAGAAGCCAGCTTTGCCGTGGAGATGGTCGCCCAGCCCAGCAACGTTGCCTTGGCGGCAGTCATGGGCTCCATGTTTGCCATCTGTATCATGGCTCTGCTGGTGTTCTACATGGGGCGGCGAATAAAGCAGAAGTCCTGTCATCACTCGCTGAAGAAGTACATGCAGCACGCCACCTCCATCCCACTCAACGAGCTGTACCCTCCTCTCATCAACTTGTGGGAGAACGAGacggagaaagagaaggaagggCCCGTCGACCCCCAGAACTCACAGATAGACACCTCAAAGACGTACATgtggtagttttttttttgcgctGGACGGAGTAGGACGAGAAAAAGACACTTCagagtatgtatgtatgtatggtgCTGTACATATAGATGAGTATGTAATTACTTACTTACTAAGATGTCATTGTGAAAGATGTATTTTTTAGATTGTATAACCCTCCCCGGCCGACAGAAGAGCACTACTCGGCTGCAGTTGTGAAACGGTCGTGTACAGAGTAGATGAATTTTACAAGTGCCCAGCCAAACACACCCCTGCAATAACCTTGCATCACGTTCCTGAGAACAGTTATACGGTTATAACACCACGCA
It includes:
- the LOC140557201 gene encoding leucine-rich repeat neuronal protein 1; the protein is MERTAISASLLTVCLVLAVCRCSPAGPFCPAQCVCETRPWYTPQSVYHQAKTVDCNELHLSTIPRNISVDTQVLLLQSNNISVVTSELRSLVNLTELDLSQNHFTQIHDVGLGNLTQLVTLYLEENQIKELPDFCLKDLISLEELYINHNQISSIGPNAFSGLGNLLRLHLNSNKLVAIDSQWFESLPNLEILMIGENPILGLQDMNFHPLSKLHSLVLAGMGLREIPARAFQGLEYLESLSFFDNKLTAVPKDALHSLPNLKFLDLNKNPIVRVQEGDFQDFLHLEELSMNNMEQLVAVERGAFANLPQMAKLEVYNNPHLSYIDRGAFHDMAGVRTLLVHNNDLTLLPHEVFASFPNLDEVSLHSNPLRCDCLSNWGPVFGNQSSLKLLESQLTLCASPPHVIGHSLQEVVSTNWNMASNTCLPLISLHTFPPQLNVTAGQPLTLDCWAVADPVPQFYWVTPTGDKVTSEAVSPALNEGSVGTKKHRMQDQGALEILHIEPEDAGLYTCVAWNAEGADTRSVSVYVDRSNWHGGQRRDGRKWGTNTTGALVVLAKIIHAQSVVLEWKVYPSAPASGRELPQPKWLSATIKIDNPQISYTAKVPVDVQEYNLTHLLPSTEYRVCLTMSSTEHQTQHSCINVTTKEASFAVEMVAQPSNVALAAVMGSMFAICIMALLVFYMGRRIKQKSCHHSLKKYMQHATSIPLNELYPPLINLWENETEKEKEGPVDPQNSQIDTSKTYMW